A stretch of Mesorhizobium sp. M2A.F.Ca.ET.046.03.2.1 DNA encodes these proteins:
- a CDS encoding GlsB/YeaQ/YmgE family stress response membrane protein codes for MGIISWIILGLIAGFIGSKIVNKTGQGMIMDIVLGIVGAIVGGLIFSAFGSAGVTGLNIWSLIVAVIGSIVVLWAYHQISGKRTL; via the coding sequence ATGGGCATCATCAGCTGGATCATTCTGGGCCTTATCGCCGGCTTCATCGGCAGCAAGATCGTCAACAAGACCGGCCAGGGCATGATCATGGACATTGTGCTCGGCATCGTCGGCGCCATCGTCGGCGGGCTGATCTTCAGCGCTTTCGGCTCGGCCGGTGTCACCGGCCTAAACATCTGGAGCCTGATCGTGGCCGTCATCGGCTCGATCGTCGTGCTCTGGGCCTATCACCAGATTTC
- the hyi gene encoding hydroxypyruvate isomerase — protein sequence MPRFSANLSMLFGEHEFLDRFDAAARAGFKGVEYIGPYDHAPDVVAARLKKNGLSQVLFNLPAGDWGKGERGIAVLPDRVPEFRQGVAKAITYAHALGCEQVNCLAGIAPQGVDRAVLENVFAENLAFAAEKLEQAGIRLLIEPINTRDIPGFFLNYSDQALALIDRIGSKNLYLQYDIYHMQIMEGDLGRTIEANLSRIAHIQLADNPGRHEPGTGEINYPFLYDHIDRIGYSGWIGAEYKPKAGTEAGLGWFSEFAGQGSAAA from the coding sequence ATGCCGCGTTTTTCAGCCAACCTGTCCATGCTCTTCGGCGAGCATGAATTCCTCGATCGCTTTGATGCCGCCGCCCGCGCGGGCTTCAAGGGCGTCGAATATATCGGCCCCTATGATCACGCGCCGGACGTCGTCGCGGCGCGCCTGAAGAAGAACGGCCTGAGCCAGGTTCTTTTCAACCTGCCGGCCGGCGACTGGGGCAAGGGCGAGCGCGGCATTGCCGTGCTGCCGGACCGGGTGCCGGAATTCCGCCAGGGCGTCGCCAAGGCGATTACCTATGCGCATGCGCTGGGCTGCGAGCAAGTCAACTGCCTCGCCGGCATCGCGCCCCAGGGCGTCGATCGCGCTGTGCTGGAAAACGTCTTTGCCGAAAACCTGGCCTTCGCGGCCGAGAAGCTGGAACAAGCCGGCATCAGGCTGCTGATCGAGCCGATCAACACCCGCGACATTCCGGGCTTCTTCCTGAATTACTCCGACCAGGCCTTGGCGCTGATCGACCGCATCGGCTCGAAGAACCTCTATTTGCAATACGACATCTATCACATGCAGATCATGGAGGGGGATCTCGGCCGTACCATCGAGGCGAACCTTAGCCGCATCGCGCATATCCAGCTTGCGGACAATCCCGGCCGTCACGAGCCGGGGACGGGCGAGATCAACTATCCCTTCCTTTACGACCACATCGACCGCATCGGCTATTCCGGCTGGATCGGCGCCGAATACAAGCCGAAGGCGGGCACAGAGGCCGGACTCGGCTGGTTCAGCGAATTCGCCGGGCAGGGGAGCGCGGCGGCTTAG
- a CDS encoding YidB family protein → MGLFDNAVPGGNITKPLMIALGALLVGRMLSGRSEEPAAPQAPAPAPAGTGASADGGLLGGLGGLLDKLKDAGHGNVADSWVGTGQNQPINPGDLGSALGPAVIREIAQRTGMNEQELLQQLSTALPGIVDKLTPNGQIPQNHQVASAFNS, encoded by the coding sequence ATGGGCCTGTTCGACAATGCCGTTCCCGGCGGGAATATCACCAAACCTCTGATGATCGCGCTCGGCGCGCTTTTGGTCGGCAGGATGCTGAGCGGCAGAAGCGAGGAACCGGCCGCGCCGCAAGCGCCGGCGCCCGCGCCTGCCGGAACCGGCGCGTCCGCCGATGGCGGCTTGCTCGGCGGGCTAGGTGGCCTGCTCGACAAGCTCAAGGATGCCGGCCACGGCAATGTCGCCGACTCCTGGGTCGGGACCGGCCAGAACCAGCCGATCAATCCGGGCGATCTAGGCTCGGCGCTCGGGCCGGCGGTGATCCGCGAGATCGCCCAGCGCACAGGCATGAACGAGCAGGAACTGCTGCAGCAGCTCTCCACGGCGCTGCCCGGCATCGTCGACAAGCTGACGCCGAACGGCCAGATCCCGCAGAACCATCAGGTCGCCTCGGCCTTCAACAGCTGA